From the genome of Trypanosoma brucei brucei TREU927 chromosome 11 chr11_scaffold01 genomic scaffold, whole genome shotgun sequence:
ACGCACAATGTTCCGATAAGTGACTCAAATGCAACTGGTGGAGATTCTCATTTGCGGCAGCGCCAAGGAGAAGTGGCATTGCCCGGCGTCCATTCACTCGCATGAATTCCTCTCGTATGAAATTGTAATCCATCTGTTCTTTCGTCACCTGTGTCGCTGCCCACAGGGTCCCATGGCAACGCATAAGTTGATGAAACATTGTTGCTTGCGCCAACCGCCGTGCGTAAATATCGTTCATTTTAGGGATTTCTCACTACAAGCGTTCCACACAACGGTTTCTGTCTAGTACACGGGGTGGTGAAGGTATTTGCATACACCGAGTAAAGGAGGAGTAGACACAtgataattttcttttttttttgcgtgtgtgtgtgtgtgtgtgtgcgaaAACACAACGATAATGTTACTCCTAAAGTAGACACATTCAGAATATACACGTGTATATAGGTGTTAAAAGATGAGGCGATTACAAAGCGAATTCATCGGGGAATGGGGGAAGATCAGTGACAACAAAACGATCCCTCCACACCATTCAAGTGGATGCTGAACTGTAACAATACACACACCACCACATtatctattttttcctttcctggGCATCGGCCTCCGCCACGAGACCGAGGTGGTCTAACTTCTTTACTCCGACATATGCAAACCCAGCGGCTCGCAACTCCTCCTCGGTAGCCTTCTCATCTCTGGCGTAATCCGGTACTGGAGAAACCGTTGTTGTACTCGTAATTCGTGGAGGAGCATCTTTCAAACACATCATCGACCGCATTTCCCAATAAAATATAAGCACAAATATTAGCAAGGACAGTTTGAAGAGTGACCAACTCCAGTCTCTATTAAAGCCCCACacatcaaaaaaaggaacacttTCCCGTGACTCAAAGCGCGGGTCCTGCCAGTGGGGCTTTTCCGGGTCCACATGTTTTAAATCGTTGGGGTCATACATTCTAATGTCTGACATATGCTTAGAGGAGGATGCGGTATCGACATAAGGTTTTGGTGGGAttggtgtctttttttttccacgccGCCCAACGAGCCTAAGGAGCCATTTCATAGGTCTGGAATACACAATGTTTCGGTTGTGTCCCGTTGtggaacagcaaaaaaaaaagcaaacgaaacgaaagcaaaaaaaaaaggaaaagtacaAGTATTGtttaaaaggagaaaacCAACAATGCCAGAATCTGCTAACAGTAACTTGCAGTACGGTAATTATGTGTGCCATTTGCCTCCCCACTTGTaaagatgagaaaaaatGTCACCGTGTGTATATTACGTTTGTTCCAACAGCCTCCCCTATTCGGAGTTCACGTTGCATTACCTACAACACCCTGTCATGATTACTTTTAAAATCCACATTACAGTTTCGCGCAGagtttgaaaaagaaaaaaaaatcaagtaTTTTGTGAACCcttatctttctcttttttttttcctatccGCAGTGGTGGCAGCACATCACAACCACGCCATCCACCAAATGTACATTTCAGATATGTTTTCGATGGCGGATGAGTGACTGATCAACCGGGAGACCTGACCTTCACAACCCAATGCGAGtgtatctttttctttggaggGATTGTAGAGGTCCAAAAATCCATCGAGGCGCCGTGAGACGCGACCAATCAATTGCTTTGGATCAAAAGACCTCTGCCGCTTCGACTGTTCGCGCATCCATTCCACTAATGGATCATGAAGTAAAGTTTCCACAACACTCATAACTGCAGTTTTGTTCTTCATTTGACAGCGCAACGCAGCCTGACAACAGGCACGGAAGGGACCATCGACACCCAAAACCCCCATTCCATCAACAACGTTTTGTGTGAGACGAAACCGCACTCGTTCCGGAACCTCCAGCGTTTCTCCCTTGTCGAACATACACGCAAAATCAACATGCATTAATTCCCCAGTGCGAACGTCAATCATAAGGTTTTCACCGTGTCTATCCCCCAACCCAACGATGTGTCCCGCAATGCTCCACAGCGCAGTTGCTTGTGTGTAAATTGTACGTGCGTGATACCAGTCTTGGTGACTGCGAAAGTTACTGTAGAACCAAATATGAAACACCGGTGGGGCCCTGGGGAAAATAAACCTTTCAAACATGTCCAACTTCTTCATAATCCCACTGTCAACCTTTGCTTTCCATGCCCTGACGTTGGAGATACAAACGCCCGTACCATCGATCGCATAGCACTCCTCCACTCCTTTACGAAAAGGGACGAGATTGTTCACCCACTCAATTATGGCACAGTCGTCGTTGAGAGCTGAAACAGCGTATCGGCGTAATGCAAAACGCTTGCGCCTCGCCTCCGGGTCTGAGAGAAAAAATGTATTCATCAGTGTTGCAATCTCCATCATTCGCATATCTTTCCGCGGTTCGTCCCTCGATTTACACAGAAAGGATACAGGTTCCCCCTCGCTACTGACGACCGTAATGCGCTTCGGTTTTTGCAGAGAACTCATGATGTTAACCTTTGGTATGAATTCTTGGAAGGTTGCAGAACCCGCAAAGACGCCGCTCTTACTTGGTATGTGAAGCACGTTTGGTGAGAGATTTGCTGTAGTAGGTAGCAATACCTTCGTTGTGGTAAATATCTTTTCCATTCGCTGAATAAATGGTCTCCCTGCTAGTGATGGCTCACTTGAACGGTTACCATTGGTGAGTTCCCCCACGGAACAATTGCACAAATCAATCAGCGACTTGAAGACAATAATCATGTTGTCCACAAGTTTCTTTTCATTGGCGGATAATCTTGAATAGGGTTCTAAAATACCGCGCCGCGCCACCTCGCCACGGCTTGCTTGTTTACTACGGTCAATAGGTAAAACCTGCCACAGACACTGTTGCGGGAATGTTTTCATCAAGTTAACGACGGTTTTTGTTATAATGTTCACTACATGTTTGCTTTCATGCCCAATGCGGGAGAGTAGCTGGGGAAGCGCCGTAATAAGGAGTTGTGGAGAGAGTTTGGTCTCTTCCACAAGAAGAAAGCGCTCAATCATATCGGCCATTTTCTGCAAGGAGGGCGCTACAATATTCGAATCAGGATAGGCTTCGGCAGCACTACTTGCAAGGGAGGAAGAGCAATTCAGCCACAAGTTGAGCATACGGGGCAGCGAAATTAACACGGTTTTGCATCCCAACTGCAGGGCCATTCCGAAATGCTTGATAGCTAGTAGTACGTAAGTTTCCACTGCTTCTACTTCCTTCCTCTCAAAAGTTTCCCTCGTGCTTTTGGCGGCGTCGCTGCTTGATTGAAGAAGAGAACTGTGCACGGAGTGGTAAACCGTTTCATAGAATAGTGCAAGGTGATGATGCGCCTTTTCCGATGGATGCATGACCAGGGCGAGCTCATAGGAGTCGACAACCTCCTGAGGTGTTTGATAACTTATGTCTTGTTTCCACCGAGTTAGAAGAACGCGCAGCTTGGCACGAATTTCTGGTGGGATACTTTCGTCACTGGCTGCATCCTCCGCAAACTCAATGGCTTGTTTCGACATATTCATTTCATAGAGAAGCTTCGCTGGCGTTGTCCAGTACGATGGAGAAGTGAATTTGTTGTTTAAACTTGCTTGCTTCACAGCACTAAGGGCGGGTTCAAGAAATCCCTCGTTGCGAAGTAGTTTCACATGACTCATCCACGTTTTGCtcacttcttcttccatGCTGAACGCGCGGAAGATGGAACGGTGCAGCGATAGTAGAAGCTCTTGTGTGTCCAAGGTCGTCTCAGTTAAGGATGCCCGACGCTGCAACGTTGGCCCCAGTTCCTGCATCTTCTTTGTATCCCGCAAACCTGTTGCCCGAAATGATACCACGGGATCACTTGGATCAGGTGAAACTTGTGCCATGCTGGTAGCGACGGCCACGGCGGCAGATTCGATGTCAGTCAAGGCGTGAAGGAAAACTACATGCGGATACACTTGTGCATAGCTCTCGCGGCACGCCGCACGTATTATGGGGGCGATTTTCATCCGCTGAAATAGGCAAGCTGCGAAAACATCGTGTAGCGTCCCTCGCCTCTTGAGCATTTTGTTCAGCGCCACCATTGGCAAAGCCAAACTCACAGGGAGGTCTTGGCGGGCCTGGACGCTGTCCCACTCCCCTAAGCGCCATGCGGCTTCATTAGCGTAGTTTTGCAGAGCAGCCAACTGTGTCTGGCGACACCACGTGGCGCTTTGGAGAGTGCTCGGACGCGGCGAATCCTTCAGGAGTGCCTGACTGTACCTGGACATGAGGTGCAGCTGTCCCAGCTGCTGCATGCATCGCAAGGCTGTGAACTGGTGGTTTATGCTCTGTGGTCGTTGCTGAAGGACCAATTCACATGCCTGAAGGGCCTGTACCCACTCTCCATTGTTCTCGTGGGAAAAAGCAGCGTCTTCGGGATTGTGATCTTGCATCCTGTGGAGGCTTCTGGAGGAGTCCCTGTCGTTGAGAGCCGCAAATATGCGTTGCAACGAAATACCCTTCCCAACCACGTCCTGTACCTTTGGGAGATATCGTTGACCCTCCAAGCAGCGTAACGCACGCATGCTGCTACCAATACCTATTGCTGCTTCCACTTTCGATGTCCACGGGACGCGTTCGAAAAAATCCCGAATCACTTTGACAACCAAGTCGGCCTTTTCATTATCGATTCCTCCCTCATGTCCTGTCCTGCTCTTCCGTGGAGTGCGACGCAGTTCAAACAACAGGTGCTCAACACCCTCTAATACGTTGAATATTTGTTGAACGTGCTCTTCTAAAGAGGTTACGTTAGCCATGTGTGTATTCACTTCCATCATGAGATTCTGCGAGTGCAGCGACGCTGCCTTGCAACTTTCCTGCACACCAGTTCTTGACGCCGCTTCAAGCAACAAATTTACCTCGGTAACTATGGCGTCTGTATCTTCTTCATCCCCTTTGCTAATTATGTGAATAATCATGTGAGGTAACAAGTAACTTATAAGGGTCTGTTCACCCTTTGCCATGTTTCGTAGTGCCTTCATCATTTGTCCGAAAACTCCCCTACATCGCAGCACTAGATCGCAAAACCACACGTTGAGCCACGTGTTAATCTCCATGCCAGACACATATACGGGGCTTCGGAGTTCCGTTCGCTGCAGTACACAAGCAGTGTACTTAGTCGTGGTATATCCTTCAATCATCTGCCGACAGGAGGGCTCCAGTTCCATCCACCATGAATAGCGTTGCAACTCCTCTATATGCAGTGCCTCATCATTCTGCAACGTAGGGTAACATTTGGACTCTCGCTCAGCGTTAGCGAATACGCGCAGCAACTCTTGCACCGCAAACGCGGCACGATCGTGCATTGTTGGGTCGGCAGTGTTAGCAAGAGCGCGCGGGCAATGAACGCTCAGCAACTCCACGGCGAATTCCCTCCAATGAAGAACTTCAGTCGGATGCGATAGTAATAACTTTCGTGTGGAGGATGACACGCGACCACTTAAGTGAAGAGACACCGGCGACAAATTGTTCGAGCCTGTGTGCTGACAGCCGTGACGTAGCATCGATCCGTTTGAGTGTCCAACCGCACCAATCATGCCCACGCAAGCGAGGACGTACTGAACATACTCATCGTGCAGCTCGAAGACGCAGTTCAACAAGGTTGGTATAAGTTGAGGATGCTGTCTTGCCGCACAAGTGAGTTCCATCCGACCCGCAACGTCTGTCGTTGAAAGATACTGGTAAAGGGCACGGACAAATACCTTTTTGCACTTTGTTGAACTACTCTGTACGACTGAAAACAAACCAGTTACAATAACGTCTACACTTCCTTTTGCACTTAAGGGAGCGTTTCCCGATTCGTACGTTTGGCATTTGGCGGATGATCCATTGCTTCTTAGCCGACGAATAAGAATATTTGAGCGGCTCATAATTTTAAAGTACAACTCCCAAAAGGGTTCAGACTTTGAACGCTCATACACCACTCGCATCGCCTCATCCAAATGAAGAAGGGCCTCAATATCGCCTGGCTCCGTTAACGCCTCCATACTTAGTAAGTCAACGACAATAGAGGGTGAGTGTTCACTAAGGTACCTAGGTGTGCATCGACTGAGCAACTCACGCCACACGGAACAGACAACACGCACCAACTGGGGTCGGAAGCTGCAGAAGTCTAGTATCGCCGGCAGCTTCGACGCTATCACTGTTGTGTGACTGCCAAGGCACCGGATAAGGGAGATCAGGCCATACAGCCAACGTTGCACTGTGTGGACCGACACATCGACAGTTTCTGCGGTTACGCGGTTGTTTATGCCAACGCACTGTGATACTGTGTCAAGTACGGAGAATACATGCTTGGTTAGTGACCCTCCGTCCACTGTGTCATTGGTAACTTGCATTTCCAACACCAGCTTTATGTCAGTAACAGAGGGTCCACATTCTCCAATACACAGAGCCATTTCGACAGCAAGGTCAAACTCTGACAGCCCCCCAACATCATCTTCACGCTTCTCTGCTTCAATATTGTTTCCTACCGCTACTCGTTTTTGTTCGGTGAGGCTGCCCCTATCCCTTGACAAAACTTCCCGGCCGCCATGAAGGTACATCAGACTTGCTATTATAGACCCTAGTGAGCGGTTAACCATGTCGGGTAGATCACTTAACCGCTTTGACAAAAACTGGAGGACCTTCTTGACGTTGTCCAGTCTCTCCGAAGCACCATTCGCCGCATCACAAAGTAAAATATATGCCATTATCATGGGGAACTTAGACATGAGCGAAAGTGGCTCTCCCAATAGTTCATTGATGCGCAGCAACTGCTCTGCACCATCGTCGGCAAGTAAAGAACGCGGAAGAATGTCGTCAAGGCCCCGCATGACAACTTCCCGGACGTTTTTACCCAGAAGGTAACACATAGCCCTGAAGAAAACGGTGTGAATGATATCGGGATCACATGAAAACAGATAGTCCATAGACCACGAAAAGCGAGACATCACGCCATGAGCCACTTCGAGAGCCGTCGCCTTTGTAGCATACATGTCCCCATCAAGTTCACAAATGGCTCTGCACACGTTGATAACATCACGGCACACTTTAGTATTGCAGTGATCTCGAAGTGATGAAATGGTGGttaaggaaagggaggacgGT
Proteins encoded in this window:
- a CDS encoding phosphatidylinositol 3-related kinase, putative — encoded protein: MEIDAENVVTIVTSPGNVTEHNRFSTASKRPRDSTEDSSTFRLRLKEFGQRAAALRDEVAAGADKPSEALQGKMWNLVLDLRPYVVGFASPNVAQLPGEVRELMLGNPQRVARYSVLTLRMYATVTRIVVAAPAILIHCILTLFSLFPILGIPSKTCAIGDILFKVLHHAFDVLYNCYQPLLLQLFKVIVQEEVIGAFVFTTVPGRRSGYGRCTIQVLRLPEVLGFRGDTRQLFRTTIVAESLYEVVSVAQCFCTVINMLLTGNFPLLPTWRERKSILRLACSLLSVNVAAGLSTSMYESWKETVGNGERRNGEEGVNLAFALHTTAASLLHAMLMSDLLVKELHAPMILYTLVQHVYEMSRAHVKKGWSKELALLRWLVDQKRERQCEVRQELFPPHVGKSFTQQNTGQTRKVGQRESPFCQSEWLTNSLFNTNMCDDTVSAITCCSTGQVDAEKREAALLLLALLKRALSCKQDLLPRFEETFYRIGENVLDALVTRRVTPESIYFHDMSVEASVVHQLLCFFPRDAVSSLLRKILQRRRAVMGNNDYLLAKANASAILCEEAATFRCVWKQLVTEYDSSILDAAIIILRFGCEKETMQSVVLDSLRDLTSGKVTVRIGDSPLRYSLLYAELVRRLPITDFSYTNNIARLIVEVINVRAGEQDVAMWRISGVLRGWREHVTRNYQQSGNDVTPSPLDGPLDTARVSATVIASQKLLDALGWSTSFAVSLAKSGATYGNDALLHFLNQLLGITTELFAIFERMRATQADYCEVEPSSDETATTGVEVVSSSSTNDDVVEVKPYDGEKPKAQCSELLNEHEVNPFVLKQPVAAVMELTGRTDTVVYDLACAVQQLVPDKCATNNGAVQDAFISLMCLCNVLLSARKSSSTDFVLAHAFGHRNEVIRLGYAALSLRVLLERSGNVDVAAVLKDTISKHSNADERTGPSLLLRQLETLRAAFTEEWEGFVQQGPRSGTLRDFSPSSLSLTTISSLRDHCNTKVCRDVINVCRAICELDGDMYATKATALEVAHGVMSRFSWSMDYLFSCDPDIIHTVFFRAMCYLLGKNVREVVMRGLDDILPRSLLADDGAEQLLRINELLGEPLSLMSKFPMIMAYILLCDAANGASERLDNVKKVLQFLSKRLSDLPDMVNRSLGSIIASLMYLHGGREVLSRDRGSLTEQKRVAVGNNIEAEKREDDVGGLSEFDLAVEMALCIGECGPSVTDIKLVLEMQVTNDTVDGGSLTKHVFSVLDTVSQCVGINNRVTAETVDVSVHTVQRWLYGLISLIRCLGSHTTVIASKLPAILDFCSFRPQLVRVVCSVWRELLSRCTPRYLSEHSPSIVVDLLSMEALTEPGDIEALLHLDEAMRVVYERSKSEPFWELYFKIMSRSNILIRRLRSNGSSAKCQTYESGNAPLSAKGSVDVIVTGLFSVVQSSSTKCKKVFVRALYQYLSTTDVAGRMELTCAARQHPQLIPTLLNCVFELHDEYVQYVLACVGMIGAVGHSNGSMLRHGCQHTGSNNLSPVSLHLSGRVSSSTRKLLLSHPTEVLHWREFAVELLSVHCPRALANTADPTMHDRAAFAVQELLRVFANAERESKCYPTLQNDEALHIEELQRYSWWMELEPSCRQMIEGYTTTKYTACVLQRTELRSPVYVSGMEINTWLNVWFCDLVLRCRGVFGQMMKALRNMAKGEQTLISYLLPHMIIHIISKGDEEDTDAIVTEVNLLLEAASRTGVQESCKAASLHSQNLMMEVNTHMANVTSLEEHVQQIFNVLEGVEHLLFELRRTPRKSRTGHEGGIDNEKADLVVKVIRDFFERVPWTSKVEAAIGIGSSMRALRCLEGQRYLPKVQDVVGKGISLQRIFAALNDRDSSRSLHRMQDHNPEDAAFSHENNGEWVQALQACELVLQQRPQSINHQFTALRCMQQLGQLHLMSRYSQALLKDSPRPSTLQSATWCRQTQLAALQNYANEAAWRLGEWDSVQARQDLPVSLALPMVALNKMLKRRGTLHDVFAACLFQRMKIAPIIRAACRESYAQVYPHVVFLHALTDIESAAVAVATSMAQVSPDPSDPVVSFRATGLRDTKKMQELGPTLQRRASLTETTLDTQELLLSLHRSIFRAFSMEEEVSKTWMSHVKLLRNEGFLEPALSAVKQASLNNKFTSPSYWTTPAKLLYEMNMSKQAIEFAEDAASDESIPPEIRAKLRVLLTRWKQDISYQTPQEVVDSYELALVMHPSEKAHHHLALFYETVYHSVHSSLLQSSSDAAKSTRETFERKEVEAVETYVLLAIKHFGMALQLGCKTVLISLPRMLNLWLNCSSSLASSAAEAYPDSNIVAPSLQKMADMIERFLLVEETKLSPQLLITALPQLLSRIGHESKHVVNIITKTVVNLMKTFPQQCLWQVLPIDRSKQASRGEVARRGILEPYSRLSANEKKLVDNMIIVFKSLIDLCNCSVGELTNGNRSSEPSLAGRPFIQRMEKIFTTTKVLLPTTANLSPNVLHIPSKSGVFAGSATFQEFIPKVNIMSSLQKPKRITVVSSEGEPVSFLCKSRDEPRKDMRMMEIATLMNTFFLSDPEARRKRFALRRYAVSALNDDCAIIEWVNNLVPFRKGVEECYAIDGTGVCISNVRAWKAKVDSGIMKKLDMFERFIFPRAPPVFHIWFYSNFRSHQDWYHARTIYTQATALWSIAGHIVGLGDRHGENLMIDVRTGELMHVDFACMFDKGETLEVPERVRFRLTQNVVDGMGVLGVDGPFRACCQAALRCQMKNKTAVMSVVETLLHDPLVEWMREQSKRQRSFDPKQLIGRVSRRLDGFLDLYNPSKEKDTLALGCEGQVSRLISHSSAIENISEMYIWWMAWL